A genomic region of Drosophila simulans strain w501 unplaced genomic scaffold, Prin_Dsim_3.1 Segkk87_quiver_pilon, whole genome shotgun sequence contains the following coding sequences:
- the LOC123327449 gene encoding uncharacterized protein LOC123327449, producing the protein MMLRLVQRAHLWEDLQSLKTLGRVSSSSPISSLSPFLDQFGLLRVGGRLRNSSLDFDGRHPKILPRSHPVTLALISHYHESNLHAGPQALLGAIRSQYWPIGGRKTVTKAVNRCIRCFRIKPRLTEHIMADPSKEGLEGSHAFEVAGIDFCGPFFHKSDSHNKPAVKCYGVFKCFATKAVHLELIKDLSTVAFLCGLKRFICTRRKPKHIDWRFIPPRSPHFGGLWEAAVKTAKHHFYRAGNERWVVDKKGFDEEDHRKKRLVIDFRKLNQKAIEVQVPSISTKLLNIGKAQYFTTLDLKSGFHQIERGAIEKRQLFRSTTESRNSTDFPLI; encoded by the exons ATGATGCTGCGGTTGGTGCAGCGCGCGCATTTATGGGAGGACCTGCAGTCCCTAAAAACGCTGGGAAGAGTTTCCTCGTCTAGTCCCATATCCTCGCTCTCGCCGTTTCTTGATCAATTTGGACTTCTTAGAGTAGGCGGTCGCCTCCGGAATTCGTCATTGGactttgatggccgccacccgAAAATCCTTCCAAGGTCCCATCCGGTGACTCTGGCACTTATCTCGCATTACCATGAAAGCAATCTTCATGCCGGACCTCAAGCTCTTCTGGGTGCAAttcgatcccaatattggcctattggggggaggaagacggttaccaaggccGTGAACAGGTGCATCAGATGTTTTCGGATTAAGCCGCGGCTGACAgagcacataatggcggaCCCTTCCAAGGAGGGCTTGGAAGGATCTCACGCTTTTGAGGTTGCTGGTATAGACTTCTGTGGACCCTTCTTTCACAAGTCGGATAGTCACAACAAGCCCGCGGTTAAATGCTACGGCGTATTTAAATGCTTTGCAACCAAGGCAGTGCAcctggagctgatcaaggatCTCTCGACAGTTGCGTTTCTGTGCGGACTCAAGAGGTTCATATGCACCCGGCGGAAGCCGAAGCATATTGACTGGCGGTTCATCCCTCCACGGTCGCCCCATTTCGGTGGACTTTGGGAAGCAGCGGTAAAAACGGCCAAGCATCATTTCTACCGCGCT GGGAACGAACGTTGGGTTGTTGATAAGAAGGGTTTTGACGAAGAAGATCATAGGAAGAAACGTCTCGTTATTGACTTCAGGAAACTGAATCAGAAAGCAATTGAAGTACAAGTACCATCCATATCGACCAAACTGTTGAACATTGGAAAAGCCCAGTACTTCACGACTCTTGATCTGAAGTCGGGCTTCCATCAAATTGAGCGGGGCGCGATCGAGAAACGACAGCTTTTTCGATCAACAACGGAAAGTAGAAATTCTACAGACTTCCCTTTGATTTAA